Proteins from a genomic interval of Quercus lobata isolate SW786 chromosome 11, ValleyOak3.0 Primary Assembly, whole genome shotgun sequence:
- the LOC115968519 gene encoding leucine-rich repeat receptor-like serine/threonine-protein kinase BAM3 has protein sequence MAASDMRSVFLSILLLVFLTSSHPVFSHNVSLKGQASILVSLKQAFESYNSSLNTWNVSNYLSLCSWAGVLCDSMNRFVVSLDISNYNITGTLSPAITELPSLVNLSVAANNFAGSLPPDIHKLERLQFLNISINMFSGNLSWEFSQLKELVVLDAYDNSFNCSLPLGVSELPKLQYLDFGGNFFTGNIPSSYGDMKQLNYLSLAGNSLDGFIPSELGNLTNLKQLRLGYYNEFDGGIPPEIGKLINLSHLDLASCGLEGPIPAELGNLNKLDTVFMQTNQLSGWLPPQLGNLSSLKTLDLSNNVLTGAIPVELSGLKELTLLNLFINKLHGEIPQFIAELPKLEVLKLWQNNFTGAIPSKLGQNGRLIDLDLSTNKLTGLVPKSLCFGRNLKTLILQYNFLFGALPNDLGQCDTLNKVRLGHNYLTGSIPLGFLHLPELSLMELQNNYLSGQLPQDTSKVPSKLVQLNLSNNRLSGSLPTSIANFPSLQILLLNGNQFTGEIPSDIGQLKKVLTFDMSRNNISGRIPPEIGNCILLTYLDLSQNQLSGPIPVQTSQIHMLNYLNVSWNQLNQSLPKEIGSMKSLTSADFSHNNFSGPIPVTGQYSLFNSTSFSGNPQLCGSYLSPCNYSSISPLESHNHKGIKAQVSGKFKLIFALALLLCSLVFVILAIIKTRKVRRNSNLWKLTAFQKLEFGSEDILECIKDNNIIGRGGAGIVYRGTMPNGEQVAVKKLLGISKGSSHDNGLSAEIRTLGKIRHRNIVRLLAFCSNKETNFLVYEYMPNGSLGEVLHGKRGGFLKWATRLKIAIEAAKGLCYLHHDCSPLILHRDVKSNNILLNSDFEAHVADFGLAKFLQDTGTSECMSAIAGSYGYIAPEYAYTLRVDEKSDVYSFGVVLLELITGRRPVGNFGEEGIDIVQWTKIQTNSSKERVVKILDERLGDIPLDEAMQVYFVAMLCVQEHSVERPTMRDVVQMLAEAKQPNTFQMQ, from the exons ATGGCTGCTTCTGATATGAGGTCCGTCTTCCTCTCTATTCTACTTCTTGTGTTCCTTACATCTTCTCATCCTGTTTTTTCACATAATGTATCTCTCAAAGGGCAAGCTTCAATCCTAGTTTCTCTCAAACAAGCTTTTGAGTCCTACAATTCTTCTCTCAATACCTGGAATGTATCAAACTACTTGTCTCTTTGTTCTTGGGCTGGTGTCCTTTGTGACAGCATGAACAGATTTGTAGTTTCACTTGACATATCCAATTACAACATCACTGGCACTCTCTCACCTGCAATCACAGAACTTCCAAGCCTTGTTAATCTTTCAGTTGCAGCTAATAATTTTGCAGGTTCTCTTCCACCAGATATTCACAAGCTAGAAAGACTTCAATTCCTCAACATATCCATTAATATGTTCAGTGGAAACTTAAGCTGGGAGTTCTCTCAGTTGAAAGAGCTTGTTGTGCTAGATGCTTATGATAACAGTTTTAATTGCTCACTTCCTTTGGGTGTCAGTGAACTTCCCAAGCTCCAGTACTTGGACTTTGGCGGGAATTTCTTCACTGGGAATATCCCTTCAAGCTATGGAGATATGAAGCAGCTCAACTATCTTTCACTTGCAGGAAACTCATTGGATGGTTTTATACCGAGCGAACTTGGTAATCTTACTAATCTCAAGCAGCTTCGCTTAGGATACTACAACGAATTTGATGGCGGTATCCCTCCAGAGATTGGTAAGCTTATCAATCTCTCTCATTTAGACCTCGCAAGTTGTGGCTTGGAAGGTCCAATTCCTGCAGAGTTAGGCAATCTAAACAAGTTAGACACTGTCTTCATGCAAACAAATCAGCTTAGCGGTTGGCTTCCTCCTCAACTCGGCAATTTGAGTAGTCTCAAAACTCTTGATCTTTCAAATAATGTGCTAACAGGAGCTATCCCAGTTGAGCTGTCAGGACTCAAAGAGCTTACCCTCTTGAACCTGTTCATCAACAAATTGCATGGGGAGATCCCTCAGTTCATTGCAGAGCTACCCAAGTTAGAAGTTTTAAAGCTGTGGCAGAATAACTTCACTGGAGCCATTCCTTCAAAGCTTGGTCAGAATGGTAGACTAATTGATCTTGATTTGTCCACTAATAAGCTCACTGGATTGGTCCCCAAGTCTCTATGCTTTGGAAGGAATTTGAAGACCTTGATTTTACAATACAATTTTCTGTTTGGGGCTCTGCCTAATGATCTTGGTCAATGCGACACACTCAACAAAGTTAGACTAGGGCATAATTATTTGACTGGGTCAATACCACTTGGCTTTCTTCACTTGCCTGAGCTATCACTCATGGAGTTACAAAACAACTATCTTAGTGGGCAACTTCCTCAAGACACAAGCAAGGTACCCTCAAAACTAGTCCAGCTAAATCTTTCAAATAATCGTTTGTCGGGGTCTCTTCCTACTTCTATTGCAAATTTCCCCAGCTTGCAGATTCTTCTACTAAATGGAAACCAATTCACAGGAGAAATTCCATCAGACATAGGCCAGTTGAAAAAAGTCCTAACTTTTGATATGAGTAGAAACAACATTTCAGGCAGAATCCCTCCTGAGATTGGTAATTGTATCTTGCTCACTTATTTAGATTTGAGTCAAAACCAACTCTCAGGCCCAATCCCAGTCCAAACTTCTCAAATTCACATGCTAAATTATCTCAATGTCTCATGGAACCAACTTAACCAGAGCCTTCCAAAGGAAATTGGGTCCATGAAGAGCTTAACTTCTGCagatttctcccacaataaCTTCTCTGGTCCAATACCCGTAACTGGCCAATATTCACTATTCAACTCTACATCCTTTTCGGGTAACCCTCAGCTCTGTGGTTCTTACTTGAGTCCATGCAACTATTCATCAATCTCACCATTAGAATCACACAACCATAAAGGCATCAAGGCTCAAGTTTCAGGCAAGTTCAAGCTTATATTTGCTTTGGCACTCTTATTGTGCTCATTAGTATTTGTTATTCTAGCAATCATCAAGACCAGAAAGGTAAGAAGGAATTCAAATCTGTGGAAGCTCACAGCATTCCAGAAGCTAGAGTTTGGAAGTGAAGACATATTAGAATGCATAAAGGACAACAACATTATAGGAAGAGGTGGAGCTGGGATTGTATATAGAGGAACAATGCCAAATGGGGAGCAAGTAGCTGTGAAGAAGCTGTTGGGAATAAGCAAAGGCTCTTCCCATGATAATGGCCTTTCTGCAGAAATACGCACACTTGGCAAAATTCGTCACAGAAACATTGTGAGGTTGCTGGCATTTTGTTCAAATAAAGAGACCAATTTTCTTGTTTATGAGTACATGCCAAATGGTAGTCTTGGTGAAGTTCTACATGGGAAGAGAGGTGGTTTTCTCAAGTGGGCTACAAGGCTCAAAATTGCCATTGAAGCAGCTAAAGGCCTTTGTTACTTGCACCATGATTGTTCACCTCTAATACTTCATCGTGATGTCAAGTCCAATAACATTTTACTTAACTCTGATTTCGAGGCTCATGTAGCAGATTTTGGACTTGCCAAGTTCTTACAAGATACAGGAACATCAGAGTGCATGTCTGCAATTGCAGGATCTTACGGCTATATAGCTCCAG AGTATGCATACACATTGAGAGTTGATGAGAAAAGTGATGTCTATAGCTTTGGAGTAGTACTGCTAGAACTCATAACTGGGCGAAGGCCTGTTGGTAACTTTGGGGAAGAAGGGATAGACATTGTTCAATGGACCAAGATACAAACTAATTCAAGCAAAGAAAGAGTGGTGAAAATCCTGGATGAAAGGTTGGGTGATATTCCTCTTGATGAAGCAATGCAGGTCTACTTTGTTGCAATGTTATGTGTTCAAGAGCACAGTGTGGAACGCCCCACAATGAGAGATGTTGTTCAAATGCTTGCAGAAGCTAAACAACCTAATACATTTCAAATGCAATGA